A part of Denitratisoma oestradiolicum genomic DNA contains:
- a CDS encoding AraC family transcriptional regulator has protein sequence MNSEQSLTVSSDGRSMTGGVSMDGGISLASTIPFKGVKRSCSLNEQNSADMDADMAGGQLGGNRIVFYLARMRARGFSSQEVLSGTGLTEEQIQGFFLGSSAVYRQIISNMIRLTGNEFIGVELGAEFKISDFGVLGYASLSSSTLRQSRRVLAQYCLLNQHIIRPVSTITEKLWLVEILEIHPLDNLIAFAVEEYVSRAMELAFHLTNRYFPVLEMRVTYDAPSDLSVYQERFNCPIYFNQKKNVIRFDPDHIDDPISLANPEVFRICEQQCQLISSKISKRDSLERKVRDMLISRPGNFPPVDDMADLLAIKPRTLRRQLQAEGISYQQILDETRRDLALQYLEYTALTPKEIGFLLGYNDVSNFRRAFRSWTGSKLSDYR, from the coding sequence ATGAATTCTGAGCAGTCACTTACCGTGAGCAGTGATGGGCGCTCAATGACAGGAGGAGTTTCCATGGATGGCGGCATTTCATTAGCATCGACGATCCCTTTCAAGGGGGTGAAAAGAAGTTGTTCGTTGAATGAACAAAATTCGGCTGATATGGACGCCGATATGGCTGGGGGGCAACTGGGCGGAAACAGGATTGTTTTTTACTTGGCTAGAATGCGTGCCCGTGGATTTAGCAGCCAGGAGGTCCTGAGTGGCACTGGACTGACAGAGGAGCAGATTCAGGGTTTCTTCCTGGGCTCATCTGCGGTTTACCGACAAATCATCAGCAACATGATCCGGCTGACGGGTAACGAGTTCATCGGGGTTGAACTGGGTGCGGAATTCAAGATCAGCGACTTCGGTGTTCTGGGTTATGCGTCCCTCAGCAGTTCCACCCTGCGCCAGTCACGGAGAGTCCTGGCTCAGTACTGCCTGCTTAATCAACATATCATCCGCCCGGTCTCCACGATCACCGAGAAGCTATGGCTTGTAGAGATTTTAGAAATCCATCCCCTGGATAACTTGATCGCTTTTGCGGTGGAGGAATATGTCAGCAGGGCAATGGAATTGGCGTTTCATCTTACGAACCGGTATTTCCCAGTGCTGGAAATGCGGGTCACCTATGATGCGCCGAGTGATCTTTCCGTCTACCAAGAACGGTTCAATTGCCCCATTTATTTCAATCAGAAAAAAAATGTAATCCGGTTTGATCCGGATCACATTGACGATCCCATCAGCCTGGCCAACCCCGAAGTGTTCCGGATATGTGAGCAACAGTGCCAGCTGATATCCAGCAAAATATCCAAACGCGACTCCCTGGAGAGAAAGGTGCGGGATATGTTGATCAGCCGGCCGGGAAATTTCCCACCGGTGGACGACATGGCAGACCTGCTGGCAATCAAGCCCAGAACCCTCCGCCGCCAGTTGCAGGCTGAGGGCATAAGCTACCAACAAATTCTCGATGAAACCCGCCGCGATCTGGCATTGCAATACCTTGAGTACACGGCATTGACGCCCAAAGAAATCGGGTTTCTTC
- a CDS encoding efflux RND transporter periplasmic adaptor subunit, protein MKFKSAWRWPAVALVVVLAAGLYFAFGPLGKGGKEQRYQQQALERGNLTQSVSANGTLNPVTLVSVGTQVSGTVKKLHVDYNARVDKNQVLAELDDVLFAAQVGQDQASLKSAQANLELTSANEKRAQSLFAQEYISRQELDQAVQARKAAVAQVEQVGAALRRSRANLGYSVIRSPVSGVVVDRSVDVGQTVAASFQTPTLFKIAQDLSKMQIDSAFAEADIGLIRQGQKVRFNVDAFPDRAFHGVVRLIRLNPTTVQNVVTYDVVIAVDNPDQVLLPGMTAYVNIGVARREDALLVPNAALRFKPAEAPPAAKPGEGKKKRDAASGTVWVLRAGKLTPVTLTLGISDGRNTEMLAGELKAGDQVIIAENGQVKGKSGGGLQLRPF, encoded by the coding sequence ATGAAATTCAAATCCGCCTGGCGCTGGCCGGCCGTCGCCCTTGTCGTGGTTCTTGCCGCCGGGCTCTATTTCGCCTTCGGCCCCCTCGGCAAGGGTGGCAAGGAACAGCGCTACCAGCAGCAGGCCCTGGAGCGGGGCAACCTGACCCAGAGCGTCTCCGCCAACGGCACCCTCAATCCGGTCACCCTGGTCAGCGTCGGCACCCAGGTGTCGGGCACGGTGAAAAAACTCCATGTGGATTACAACGCCCGGGTGGATAAAAACCAGGTACTGGCGGAACTGGACGACGTGCTCTTCGCTGCCCAGGTGGGTCAGGACCAGGCCAGCCTGAAATCGGCCCAGGCCAATCTGGAGTTGACCAGCGCCAACGAAAAACGGGCCCAGTCCCTGTTCGCCCAGGAATACATTTCCCGCCAGGAACTGGACCAGGCCGTCCAGGCCCGGAAGGCCGCCGTCGCTCAGGTGGAGCAGGTGGGTGCGGCCCTGCGGCGCAGCCGGGCCAACCTGGGTTATTCGGTGATCCGTTCCCCGGTCTCCGGGGTGGTGGTGGATCGCAGCGTGGACGTGGGTCAGACCGTGGCGGCCAGCTTCCAGACCCCCACCCTGTTCAAGATCGCCCAGGACCTGTCGAAGATGCAGATCGACTCGGCCTTCGCCGAGGCCGACATCGGCCTGATCCGCCAGGGGCAGAAAGTGCGTTTCAATGTGGACGCCTTTCCTGACCGGGCCTTCCATGGCGTGGTGCGGCTGATCCGTCTCAACCCGACCACGGTGCAGAACGTGGTGACCTACGACGTGGTGATCGCCGTGGACAACCCGGACCAGGTGCTGCTGCCGGGCATGACGGCCTATGTGAATATCGGCGTGGCCCGGCGCGAGGATGCCCTGCTGGTGCCCAATGCCGCCCTGCGTTTCAAGCCCGCCGAAGCGCCGCCTGCCGCCAAGCCCGGCGAAGGCAAGAAGAAGCGCGATGCCGCCAGTGGCACCGTCTGGGTGCTGCGTGCCGGCAAGCTCACTCCCGTCACCCTCACCCTGGGCATCAGCGACGGCCGCAATACCGAAATGCTGGCGGGCGAGCTGAAGGCGGGCGACCAGGTCATCATCGCCGAGAACGGCCAGGTCAAGGGCAAGTCCGGCGGCGGGCTGCAACTGCGTCCCTTCTGA
- a CDS encoding ABC transporter permease — protein MITTLLGQAWHAMGANKLRTFLTMLGMVIGVSAVVLMMAIGQGAQLAVAQSISSMGANLFIVLSGSTTSGGVRMGGGAAPTLTVADAQAIAELPGIQFVAPIHPGTAQVVYGSNNWSTAVYGVTPGYLDVRNWNLAAGMPFADSDLRSATRVALLGQTVAHNLFGDEDPVGKSLRIRNSPFVVVGVLAAKGQSLDGRDQDDTILIPLTTAQRKVYGTQFQGSVRLINVQATSAEMMDEVQRSMTALLRQRHRIREGQDNDFSVRNLTALADSAAETTRVMSLLLGAIASVSLLVGGIGIMNIMLVSVTERTREIGIRMAIGARERDILLQFLLEAVIISVVGCLIGLALGVGGAVLVHFVTETAVVISGSSVLIAFGVAATVGIFFGFYPARKAARLDPIEALRYQ, from the coding sequence ATGATCACCACCCTCCTCGGCCAAGCCTGGCATGCCATGGGTGCCAACAAGCTGCGTACCTTTTTGACCATGCTGGGCATGGTCATCGGGGTGTCGGCGGTGGTGCTGATGATGGCCATCGGCCAGGGCGCCCAGCTGGCGGTGGCGCAATCCATCAGTTCCATGGGGGCCAATCTGTTCATCGTGCTCTCCGGCTCCACCACTTCCGGCGGTGTGCGCATGGGCGGCGGCGCGGCACCCACCCTGACCGTGGCCGATGCCCAGGCCATCGCCGAACTGCCCGGCATCCAATTCGTGGCGCCCATTCATCCGGGTACGGCCCAGGTGGTCTATGGCAGCAACAACTGGAGCACCGCCGTCTATGGCGTGACGCCGGGCTATCTTGATGTGCGGAACTGGAACCTGGCAGCGGGCATGCCCTTCGCCGATTCGGATCTGCGCTCCGCCACCCGGGTCGCCCTGCTGGGTCAGACCGTGGCCCACAACCTGTTCGGCGACGAGGACCCGGTGGGCAAGTCCCTGCGCATCCGCAACAGCCCCTTCGTGGTGGTCGGCGTACTGGCCGCCAAGGGCCAGAGTCTGGACGGCCGGGACCAGGACGACACCATCCTGATCCCCCTTACCACGGCGCAGCGCAAGGTCTATGGCACCCAGTTCCAGGGCTCCGTGCGCCTGATCAACGTCCAGGCCACCTCGGCCGAAATGATGGATGAGGTGCAGCGGAGCATGACCGCCCTGCTGCGTCAGCGTCATCGCATCCGCGAGGGTCAGGACAACGATTTCTCGGTGCGCAACCTGACCGCTCTGGCGGATTCGGCGGCGGAGACCACCCGTGTCATGTCCCTGCTGTTGGGGGCCATCGCCTCGGTCTCCCTGTTGGTGGGGGGCATAGGCATCATGAACATCATGCTGGTCTCGGTGACCGAGCGTACCCGTGAGATCGGCATCCGCATGGCCATTGGCGCCCGGGAGCGGGACATCCTGCTCCAGTTCCTGCTGGAGGCCGTCATCATCTCGGTGGTGGGCTGTCTGATCGGCCTGGCCCTGGGGGTGGGCGGTGCCGTCCTGGTGCATTTCGTCACCGAGACGGCAGTCGTGATATCCGGCAGCTCGGTGCTGATCGCCTTCGGCGTCGCCGCCACTGTGGGCATCTTCTTCGGCTTCTATCCGGCCAGGAAGGCTGCTCGCCTCGATCCCATCGAGGCCCTGCGCTACCAGTAA
- a CDS encoding ABC transporter ATP-binding protein yields MASPTVIEVRGLTKAYETPAGSFPALKGVDLAIEAGEFVAIMGPSGSGKSTFMNLLGCLDRPSTGEYRLDGRSVSAMDRDELARVRGGLIGFVFQGFNLLPRISLEDNVALPLVYANVDRETRRARAREMLDKVGLGKYAQSMPNRISGGQQQRVAIARALVNRPRLILADEPTGNLDTHTSEEIMALFESLNREGITIVLVTHEADIARHAQRLVKFRDGLIVHDGDHDHEAEGALS; encoded by the coding sequence ATGGCATCACCGACCGTCATCGAGGTGCGGGGCCTGACCAAGGCCTACGAAACCCCGGCCGGCTCCTTTCCGGCCCTGAAGGGCGTGGACCTGGCCATCGAGGCCGGAGAGTTCGTCGCCATCATGGGGCCCTCGGGTTCCGGCAAGTCCACCTTCATGAACCTGCTGGGTTGCCTGGACCGGCCCAGCACCGGGGAATACCGCCTCGACGGCCGCTCCGTTTCCGCCATGGACAGGGACGAGCTGGCCCGGGTGCGGGGGGGCCTGATCGGTTTCGTCTTCCAGGGCTTCAATCTGCTGCCCCGCATCAGCCTGGAGGACAACGTGGCCCTGCCCCTGGTCTATGCCAATGTGGATAGGGAGACCCGCCGCGCCCGGGCCCGGGAGATGCTGGACAAGGTGGGTCTGGGAAAATATGCCCAGTCCATGCCCAACCGCATCTCCGGCGGCCAGCAACAGCGGGTGGCCATCGCCCGGGCCCTGGTGAACCGACCCCGCCTGATCCTGGCCGACGAGCCCACCGGCAACCTGGACACCCATACCTCGGAAGAGATCATGGCCCTGTTCGAATCCCTCAACCGGGAAGGCATCACCATCGTCCTGGTCACCCATGAAGCCGACATCGCCCGCCACGCCCAGCGCCTGGTGAAGTTCCGCGACGGACTGATAGTGCACGACGGCGATCACGACCACGAGGCAGAAGGAGCTCTCTCGTGA
- a CDS encoding AMP-binding protein has translation MSKIPYVRLIRRFSEETPQRTVIVCDSGNITCEALEKRSNRLARAYAAQGVSEGDVVTVCLPNDAEYFYACVAIWKLGAIPNPLSVGLPTAEFAAILAEAKPSLIVGMASLLGYKTLPADYEPDESFSDQPLPEKISPHERAMTSGGSTGRPKLIIPANPAIYDQQNPPQLFTPEKTILVPGPLYHAGGYSTAWGGVFSGGCAVVMRRFDPEQCLRLIEKHRIDRVFFVPTMLNRIWRLPEKVRLSYDISSLKFVGSGGAPCPQWLFRAWIEWLGPERMFEGYGPSERIGRTFITGTEWLRHPGSVGKAMDGCSIRILDEYRQEVPVGTVGEIYMMPAAGTASTFIYRGAERRMTEDGWESVGDMGYLDSEGYLYIADRRTDMILCGGRNIFPAEIEAALNSHPSVKASVVVGLPDDDMGQKIHAIVENSKPVTEEALRQHLEHLLIRYKIPHSFEFVQTALFNEAGKVRRSELRAERISLIQ, from the coding sequence GTGTCCAAAATTCCTTATGTCCGGCTTATTCGGAGATTCTCGGAGGAGACCCCGCAACGGACTGTCATTGTCTGTGATAGCGGCAACATTACCTGTGAAGCGCTGGAAAAACGATCTAACCGTCTGGCACGGGCATATGCGGCCCAAGGCGTTTCCGAGGGGGATGTCGTAACCGTCTGCCTGCCCAACGATGCAGAGTATTTTTATGCCTGCGTCGCCATATGGAAGCTGGGGGCGATTCCCAACCCACTATCGGTAGGACTCCCTACAGCCGAGTTCGCGGCAATATTGGCCGAGGCCAAACCGAGCTTGATCGTCGGCATGGCCTCCTTGCTTGGCTACAAGACATTGCCGGCCGACTACGAACCGGACGAATCCTTCTCAGACCAACCGCTTCCAGAAAAGATATCGCCCCATGAGCGGGCCATGACCTCCGGCGGGAGTACCGGACGGCCCAAACTCATCATCCCGGCAAACCCCGCGATTTATGACCAACAGAATCCACCGCAATTATTCACACCAGAGAAAACCATTCTGGTACCGGGGCCCCTTTACCATGCGGGGGGATACAGTACTGCGTGGGGCGGCGTATTTTCTGGCGGATGTGCCGTCGTGATGCGTCGCTTCGATCCAGAGCAGTGCCTGCGCCTGATTGAGAAGCATCGTATTGACCGGGTGTTTTTTGTGCCCACGATGCTGAACAGAATCTGGCGCCTGCCCGAGAAGGTACGCCTCAGTTACGATATCTCGTCCCTCAAATTTGTCGGCAGCGGTGGTGCGCCCTGCCCTCAGTGGCTGTTCCGGGCCTGGATCGAATGGCTAGGTCCAGAACGCATGTTCGAAGGATATGGCCCCAGCGAGCGTATCGGCAGAACTTTTATCACCGGTACGGAATGGCTACGGCACCCCGGTTCCGTTGGCAAAGCCATGGACGGCTGCAGTATCCGGATACTCGACGAATACAGGCAGGAGGTTCCTGTCGGGACTGTTGGCGAAATCTACATGATGCCTGCAGCAGGAACAGCGTCCACATTTATCTATCGCGGTGCGGAGCGCCGCATGACGGAGGACGGATGGGAATCCGTCGGTGACATGGGGTATCTGGACTCCGAGGGTTATCTCTATATTGCCGACCGGAGGACCGACATGATTCTATGTGGCGGTCGCAACATCTTTCCTGCCGAGATTGAAGCAGCCCTGAATTCCCATCCATCAGTCAAAGCCAGCGTTGTTGTTGGCCTCCCCGACGATGATATGGGGCAAAAGATTCACGCAATTGTAGAAAACTCAAAACCGGTCACAGAGGAAGCTCTGCGACAACATCTAGAGCATCTGCTGATCCGCTATAAGATTCCCCATAGTTTTGAATTTGTTCAGACGGCCCTCTTCAACGAAGCGGGGAAAGTACGCCGCTCAGAGCTACGTGCGGAAAGGATTTCTCTGATTCAATAA